One genomic region from Antedon mediterranea chromosome 3, ecAntMedi1.1, whole genome shotgun sequence encodes:
- the LOC140043577 gene encoding low-density lipoprotein receptor-related protein 6-like isoform X2: MFVTDQSGGIFSSNITNTPLQFTEALPSTAQLTTPVALDYNPNTLMLYWSDTSLSSIEWYSFATNQQGRFVSFEAGHVNGLVIDKIGNKLYWTSLQEVRIEVINLDGTNRTILFDTSLDKPSGIEIDTTNGYLYWTDWGTDMIERAQLDDLSTRTAIVTTGLQSPTGLALSVSDSGGKMYWCDGGTDLIEAANLDGTNRTTLVTVIRTHPFNIKIYGNYLYWTDWADAKIYWYERMTGTLSSGVDNQFGQPGALYIGPFTADNQDDCDAKCFNGGTCVFTTDDISVCECPYGYMDQTCSTVVGYCPCALP, from the exons ATGTTTGTAACTGACCAAAGTGGGGGAATTTTCTCTTCAAACATTACAAACACACCCTTACAATTTACGGAAGCATTGCCGTCGACAGCTCAACTGACCACACCCGTGGCTCTTGATTATAATCCGAACACCTTAATGTTATATTGGTCTGACACATCCCTATCTTCCATTGAATGGTATTCATTTGCCACTAACCAACAGGGACGATTTGTTTCTTTTGAAGCTGGAC atgTGAATGGTTTAGTCATTGATAAAATtggaaataaactttattggACAAGTCTTCAGGAAGTTCGAATCGAAGTAATAAATCTGGATGGAACAAATAGAACGATTCTCTTTGATACATCATTAGACAAACCAAGTGGGATTGAGATAGATACTACAAACGG ATACCTGTACTGGACAGATTGGGGTACAGATATGATAGAGCGCGCGCAGTTAGATGACTTAAGTACCAGAACCGCAATAGTGACGACGGGACTTCAATCTCCAACTGGACTTGCTTTATCAGTATCCGATTCCG GTGGAAAGATGTATTGGTGTGATGGAGGAACTGATTTAATCGAGGCAGCTAACCTTGACGGAACCAACAGAACAACGCTTGTTACCGTGATAAGAACACAcccttttaatattaaaatttatggGAACTATCTCTACTGGACAGATTGGGCAGATGCTAAGATATATTGGTACGAAAGAATGACTGGAACACTATCATCTGGTGTGGACAATCAATTTGGTCAACCAGGAGCCTTATATATAGGCCCATTTACAG CTGATAATCAAGATGATTGCGATGCTAAATGCTTTAATGGTGGTACCTGTGTTTTTACTACAGATGATATAAGCGTCTGTGAATGCCCCTATGGGTACATGGACCAAACCTGTTCCACAG ttgttGGATATTGCCCTTGTGCCTTGCCATAA
- the LOC140043577 gene encoding low-density lipoprotein receptor-related protein 6-like isoform X1: MACLLLFVMCLETLRIGFVVGDIMFVTDQSGGIFSSNITNTPLQFTEALPSTAQLTTPVALDYNPNTLMLYWSDTSLSSIEWYSFATNQQGRFVSFEAGHVNGLVIDKIGNKLYWTSLQEVRIEVINLDGTNRTILFDTSLDKPSGIEIDTTNGYLYWTDWGTDMIERAQLDDLSTRTAIVTTGLQSPTGLALSVSDSGGKMYWCDGGTDLIEAANLDGTNRTTLVTVIRTHPFNIKIYGNYLYWTDWADAKIYWYERMTGTLSSGVDNQFGQPGALYIGPFTADNQDDCDAKCFNGGTCVFTTDDISVCECPYGYMDQTCSTVVGYCPCALP; encoded by the exons ATGGCATGCCTACTTCTTTTTGTAATGTGCCTTGAAACGTTACGCATAGGATTCGTTGTCG GTGATATTATGTTTGTAACTGACCAAAGTGGGGGAATTTTCTCTTCAAACATTACAAACACACCCTTACAATTTACGGAAGCATTGCCGTCGACAGCTCAACTGACCACACCCGTGGCTCTTGATTATAATCCGAACACCTTAATGTTATATTGGTCTGACACATCCCTATCTTCCATTGAATGGTATTCATTTGCCACTAACCAACAGGGACGATTTGTTTCTTTTGAAGCTGGAC atgTGAATGGTTTAGTCATTGATAAAATtggaaataaactttattggACAAGTCTTCAGGAAGTTCGAATCGAAGTAATAAATCTGGATGGAACAAATAGAACGATTCTCTTTGATACATCATTAGACAAACCAAGTGGGATTGAGATAGATACTACAAACGG ATACCTGTACTGGACAGATTGGGGTACAGATATGATAGAGCGCGCGCAGTTAGATGACTTAAGTACCAGAACCGCAATAGTGACGACGGGACTTCAATCTCCAACTGGACTTGCTTTATCAGTATCCGATTCCG GTGGAAAGATGTATTGGTGTGATGGAGGAACTGATTTAATCGAGGCAGCTAACCTTGACGGAACCAACAGAACAACGCTTGTTACCGTGATAAGAACACAcccttttaatattaaaatttatggGAACTATCTCTACTGGACAGATTGGGCAGATGCTAAGATATATTGGTACGAAAGAATGACTGGAACACTATCATCTGGTGTGGACAATCAATTTGGTCAACCAGGAGCCTTATATATAGGCCCATTTACAG CTGATAATCAAGATGATTGCGATGCTAAATGCTTTAATGGTGGTACCTGTGTTTTTACTACAGATGATATAAGCGTCTGTGAATGCCCCTATGGGTACATGGACCAAACCTGTTCCACAG ttgttGGATATTGCCCTTGTGCCTTGCCATAA